A genome region from Nocardia sp. NBC_01730 includes the following:
- a CDS encoding glycoside hydrolase family 27 protein, whose translation MCRIAKGLIALVALVLLEVLSAADIPAPDSPMRPLGGSGPAVAGVAAHPPLGWNSWNTFGCLVTQDDVRAQADAMVSSGMRAAGYSYVVVDDCWFAPQRDVDGRLRADPARFPAGMAALADYMHAHGLKFGIYASPADRTCAQLSGNYPGATGSAGHERTDAATFAAWGVDYLKYDWCSEDPDLRHQIRAFTAMRDALRATGQPIVYSINPNSGVAGDPPGRRFDWAGIATMARTTQDVDSAWALDPAGSLAPNIGVTQAVTITAPLTSRTEGRYFNDPDMLVVGIPGALGSLTPGLSQAEARTQVGMWAMMSAPLIAGNDVQRMPPWVRAMLINPAVLAVDQDIAGGPAIPLRSEPGVWRRPSSDGALVVACRNEGNRDRRWALSLAQLGLPAGRYTVIDLWTGATEPLAGQLVRTVGGHDTALLRIVPTP comes from the coding sequence ATGTGCCGTATCGCCAAGGGCTTGATCGCGTTGGTGGCACTCGTGCTGCTCGAGGTGTTGTCCGCCGCGGACATCCCAGCCCCCGACTCGCCCATGCGCCCGCTCGGCGGCTCGGGTCCCGCCGTTGCGGGCGTCGCGGCCCACCCGCCGCTGGGCTGGAACAGTTGGAATACCTTCGGTTGCCTGGTCACACAGGACGACGTGCGCGCGCAGGCGGACGCCATGGTGAGCTCCGGGATGCGCGCCGCTGGTTACAGCTACGTGGTGGTCGACGACTGCTGGTTCGCACCGCAGCGCGACGTCGACGGCCGACTGCGGGCCGATCCGGCCCGGTTCCCGGCCGGGATGGCGGCCCTCGCCGACTACATGCACGCCCATGGCCTGAAATTCGGAATCTACGCCTCTCCCGCCGACCGGACCTGCGCCCAACTGAGCGGAAACTATCCCGGCGCGACCGGCAGCGCGGGTCATGAGCGCACCGATGCCGCCACCTTTGCCGCCTGGGGCGTCGACTACTTGAAATACGACTGGTGCTCTGAAGATCCCGACCTGCGCCACCAGATCCGCGCCTTCACCGCGATGCGCGACGCGCTGCGCGCCACGGGTCAGCCCATCGTCTACAGCATCAACCCCAACAGCGGTGTCGCGGGCGATCCGCCGGGCAGGCGATTCGACTGGGCAGGCATCGCCACGATGGCCCGCACCACGCAGGACGTGGACTCGGCATGGGCCCTCGATCCTGCCGGCAGCCTGGCACCCAACATAGGCGTGACGCAGGCTGTCACTATCACCGCGCCGCTGACCTCCCGCACAGAGGGCCGGTACTTCAACGACCCGGACATGCTCGTGGTCGGGATACCCGGCGCGCTGGGCTCGCTGACGCCGGGTTTGTCGCAGGCCGAGGCGCGCACTCAGGTCGGGATGTGGGCGATGATGTCGGCGCCGCTCATCGCGGGCAACGATGTGCAAAGAATGCCACCGTGGGTGCGGGCGATGCTGATCAACCCCGCCGTGCTGGCCGTCGACCAGGACATAGCTGGAGGACCGGCTATCCCGTTGCGCAGTGAGCCCGGTGTCTGGCGCCGGCCTTCCTCCGACGGCGCGCTCGTCGTTGCCTGCCGCAATGAGGGCAACCGGGACCGACGGTGGGCGCTTTCGCTCGCCCAGCTCGGACTGCCTGCGGGCCGGTACACGGTCATCGACCTCTGGACGGGCGCGACCGAACCGCTCGCCGGACAATTGGTTCGGACCGTCGGTGGCCACGACACCGCGTTGCTGCGTATCGTGCCGACACCGTGA